From a region of the Saccharomyces cerevisiae S288C chromosome IX, complete sequence genome:
- the RGI2 gene encoding Rgi2p (hypothetical protein; involved in energy metabolism under respiratory conditions; expression induced under carbon limitation and repressed under high glucose; RGI2 has a paralog, RGI1, that arose from the whole genome duplication), whose protein sequence is MTKKDKKAKGPKMSTITTKSGESLKVFEDLHDFETYLKGETEDQEFDHVHCQLKYYPPFVLHDAHDDPEKIKETANSHSKKFVRHLHQHVEKHLLKDIKTAINKPELKFHDKKKQESFDRIVWNYGEETELNAKKFKVSVEVVCKHDGAMVDVDYKTEPLQPLI, encoded by the coding sequence ATGACGAAAAAGGATAAGAAAGCAAAGGGTCCTAAGATGTCCACCATCACTACAAAAAGTGGTGAGTCCTTAAAGGTTTTTGAGGATTTGcatgattttgaaacatATTTAAAGGGTGAGACGGAAGATCAAGAGTTCGACCATGTCCATTGCCAACTGAAGTACTATCCACCCTTTGTCCTGCATGATGCGCATGATGATCCGGAAAAGATCAAAGAGACTGCCAATTCGCACTCTAAGAAGTTTGTTCGCCATTTACACCAGCATGTTGAGAAGCACCTGCTAAAGGACATCAAAACCGCTATCAACAAGCCAGAATTGAAATTCCACgataagaaaaagcagGAATCCTTTGACCGGATTGTTTGGAATTATGGCGAAGAAACGGAGTTGAACGCCAAGAAATTCAAGGTGTCTGTCGAAGTTGTATGTAAACACGATGGCGCAATGGTAGATGTTGATTACAAGACAGAACCCTTGCAGCCACTCATCTAA